One Halorientalis litorea DNA segment encodes these proteins:
- the hisI gene encoding phosphoribosyl-AMP cyclohydrolase gives MDTEVELAFDEHDLLPAIAQDTATGEVLMLAYVTPEAVARTRETGLAHYYSRSREELWQKGGSSGHTQAIEEIRVDCDGDTLLYVVEQTGGACHTGYESCFYRTLDGEVVGERVFDPDDVYE, from the coding sequence ATGGACACGGAGGTCGAACTGGCGTTCGACGAGCACGACCTGTTGCCCGCCATCGCACAGGACACGGCGACGGGCGAGGTGTTGATGCTCGCGTACGTCACGCCCGAGGCCGTCGCCCGCACCCGTGAAACCGGGCTGGCACACTACTACTCCCGGAGCCGCGAGGAGTTGTGGCAGAAAGGCGGGTCGAGCGGCCACACGCAGGCAATCGAGGAAATCCGCGTCGACTGTGACGGCGACACGCTACTGTACGTGGTCGAGCAGACGGGCGGGGCCTGCCACACCGGGTACGAGTCGTGTTTCTACCGCACGCTCGACGGCGAGGTCGTCGGCGAGCGAGTCTTCGACCCGGACGACGTGTACGAATGA
- the glmM gene encoding phosphoglucosamine mutase yields the protein MKVFGSSGVRGVANEELTPAYVLAIAQAAGSVLGTDRVALARDTRTTGRMLADAAASGLASVGADVARLGVCPTPGLQAYCERTGVPGLMVTASHNPPAFNGVKLVGGEGVELTRGTLERIEERLLAEDFATVGWADTGDTVRVDDAREAYVEELLAAVDRETVAAADLTVALDPGHGAGSLTSPRFLRALGCDVVTVNAQPDGHFPGRNPEPVAENLVDLGRLVRTTDADLGIAHDGDADRAMFFDERGEFVPGDSALAALAAAELDAGAYAVSAVNASQRLVDVVEDAGASLSLTPIGSTHIITRARELQDDGESVAIAGEGNGGILFPNHRLARDGAYTAARFLELVADRPASEVVAPYDDYQLVRTNVEYETDDERHRLLETIERVARDADAALDTTDGYRLDYGDSWVLARPSGTEPVVRVYAESADPERAATLLDEMRSAMLRAVDGSD from the coding sequence ATGAAGGTGTTCGGGTCCAGCGGCGTCCGGGGCGTCGCCAACGAGGAACTCACGCCCGCGTACGTCCTCGCCATCGCACAGGCCGCCGGGTCGGTCCTCGGTACCGACCGAGTCGCGCTGGCTCGGGACACCCGGACGACCGGCCGGATGCTGGCCGACGCCGCCGCGAGCGGACTGGCGAGCGTCGGTGCGGACGTGGCCCGCCTCGGCGTCTGCCCGACACCCGGACTCCAAGCGTACTGCGAGCGGACTGGCGTGCCCGGCCTGATGGTCACCGCGAGCCACAACCCCCCCGCGTTCAACGGCGTGAAACTCGTCGGGGGGGAGGGCGTCGAACTCACGCGGGGCACGCTCGAACGAATCGAGGAACGCCTGCTCGCCGAGGACTTCGCCACCGTCGGGTGGGCCGACACCGGCGACACCGTCCGCGTCGACGACGCCCGCGAGGCCTACGTCGAGGAACTGCTCGCCGCCGTGGACCGCGAGACGGTAGCGGCGGCGGACCTGACGGTCGCCCTCGACCCCGGACACGGCGCGGGGTCGCTCACCTCGCCCCGCTTTCTTCGTGCCCTCGGCTGTGACGTGGTCACTGTCAACGCCCAGCCGGACGGTCACTTCCCGGGGCGGAACCCCGAACCGGTCGCCGAGAATTTGGTCGACCTCGGCCGTCTGGTGCGGACGACCGACGCCGACCTCGGCATCGCACACGACGGCGACGCCGACAGAGCGATGTTCTTCGACGAGCGCGGGGAGTTCGTCCCCGGTGACTCCGCGCTGGCCGCGCTGGCCGCCGCGGAACTCGACGCCGGCGCGTACGCGGTGTCGGCGGTCAACGCCTCACAGCGACTCGTCGACGTGGTCGAGGACGCGGGGGCCTCGCTCTCGCTGACGCCCATCGGGAGCACGCACATCATCACCCGCGCCCGCGAGCTACAGGACGACGGCGAGTCCGTCGCCATCGCGGGGGAGGGCAACGGCGGCATCCTGTTCCCGAACCACCGACTCGCCCGCGACGGCGCGTACACCGCCGCGCGCTTCCTCGAACTCGTCGCCGACCGGCCCGCGAGCGAGGTGGTCGCACCCTACGACGACTATCAACTCGTCCGCACGAACGTCGAGTACGAGACAGACGACGAGCGCCACCGCCTGCTGGAGACCATCGAGCGCGTCGCTCGCGACGCCGACGCCGCCCTCGATACGACGGACGGGTACCGGCTGGACTACGGGGACAGTTGGGTCCTCGCCCGACCCAGCGGCACGGAACCGGTCGTTCGGGTGTACGCCGAATCAGCGGACCCCGAGCGGGCGGCGACGCTGTTGGACGAGATGCGGTCGGCGATGCTTCGGGCCGTCGACGGCTCAGACTGA
- a CDS encoding ketopantoate reductase family protein encodes MDVLVFGAGSLGSLVGGLLARDHSVTLVGRDPHIGAIAADGLAVTGAFDVRVTPDAVTAVPEDCAADLAVVTVKAHDTEAAAVALADCPLDAALSLQNGMGNEALLAEALDCPVLAGTCTYGALRDGPGTVTCTGVGEVVLGPREGGTSTTADAVGAAFDSAGFETTVAADMPRRLWEKLAVNAGINATTALARIENGALVDGPGTDAAAAAARETARAAREAGVDLTDEAAVAAVERVARATAANTSSMHQDVRDGRRTEIDAINGYVADRTDAPVNRTLAALVRAWEAGRGLR; translated from the coding sequence GTGGACGTTCTCGTCTTCGGCGCGGGTAGTCTCGGGTCGCTCGTCGGCGGCCTGTTGGCCCGCGACCACTCGGTCACGCTGGTCGGGCGCGACCCGCACATTGGCGCGATTGCGGCCGACGGCCTCGCCGTCACCGGCGCGTTCGACGTCCGGGTCACTCCCGACGCCGTCACCGCCGTCCCCGAGGACTGTGCGGCGGACCTCGCCGTCGTGACGGTCAAAGCTCACGACACCGAGGCCGCGGCCGTCGCGCTCGCCGACTGTCCCCTCGACGCGGCTCTCTCTCTCCAGAACGGGATGGGCAACGAGGCACTGCTCGCCGAGGCACTCGACTGTCCAGTCCTCGCCGGAACCTGCACGTACGGCGCGCTCCGGGACGGCCCCGGGACGGTCACCTGTACCGGCGTCGGCGAAGTCGTCCTCGGACCGCGCGAGGGGGGCACCTCGACGACGGCGGACGCCGTGGGGGCGGCCTTCGACTCGGCGGGGTTCGAGACGACGGTGGCCGCCGACATGCCCCGTCGACTCTGGGAGAAACTGGCGGTCAACGCGGGCATCAACGCGACGACGGCACTGGCTCGAATCGAGAACGGCGCGCTGGTGGACGGGCCGGGGACCGACGCCGCGGCGGCGGCGGCCCGGGAGACGGCGCGGGCGGCCCGCGAAGCGGGGGTCGACCTCACCGACGAGGCGGCGGTTGCGGCCGTCGAGCGGGTTGCCCGAGCGACGGCGGCGAACACGTCCTCGATGCACCAAGACGTGCGCGACGGTCGGCGCACGGAGATAGACGCCATCAACGGCTACGTGGCCGACCGCACCGACGCGCCGGTCAACCGCACACTCGCCGCCCTCGTTCGGGCGTGGGAGGCGGGGCGGGGACTGCGGTAG
- a CDS encoding DUF7118 family protein, with product MSSGTTGRAGGASDLAADLRDAYAAYERATERVAERGEDTLEAVAEQHERLQALFNSYEERVTGDGDFAVFIEFQEEMARFIEGLPEGLPHREAFEAVDDLMQQRRLTESDFSAARDRLAPVENDVARLEERDATRNRYRELQTHAQKRARELGDEIADLERLQDLGAADLDAPVERVSDPIEAYNEAVTEAFETFRREASARDVLDFVAATTAFPLVPFEAPPSDLREYVETHEAGTDSIPQLLEYAEYSKSKLSHYVDDADALTRTVATNRTYLRRLDADPLTVAWPPPPADRLRWRLRELVQVTGRFAPEDVVARLRDLRSLPDRTEYDRLRESAVAREQVTDDQRERLASGAVADELERLRATRTELRDALDSLPSV from the coding sequence ATGAGTTCGGGTACGACCGGACGGGCCGGCGGAGCCAGCGACCTCGCCGCCGACCTGCGGGACGCCTACGCCGCCTACGAGCGCGCGACCGAACGAGTCGCCGAGCGCGGCGAGGACACGCTCGAAGCGGTCGCCGAGCAGCACGAACGGCTCCAAGCCCTCTTCAATAGCTACGAGGAGCGCGTGACAGGTGACGGCGACTTCGCGGTGTTCATCGAGTTCCAAGAGGAGATGGCGCGGTTCATCGAGGGCCTGCCCGAGGGGTTGCCCCACCGCGAGGCCTTCGAGGCCGTCGACGACCTGATGCAACAGCGACGGCTCACCGAGAGCGACTTTTCGGCGGCCCGTGACCGCCTCGCGCCGGTCGAGAACGACGTGGCCCGCCTCGAAGAGCGCGACGCGACCCGGAACCGGTACCGCGAGTTGCAGACCCACGCCCAGAAGCGCGCCCGCGAACTCGGTGACGAAATCGCCGACCTCGAACGCCTCCAAGACCTCGGCGCGGCCGACCTCGACGCGCCCGTCGAGCGGGTGAGCGACCCCATCGAGGCCTACAACGAGGCCGTCACCGAGGCGTTCGAGACGTTCCGGCGCGAGGCGAGTGCCCGTGACGTACTCGACTTCGTCGCGGCGACGACGGCCTTCCCGCTCGTGCCGTTCGAGGCTCCGCCGAGCGACCTGCGGGAGTACGTCGAGACGCACGAGGCGGGGACCGATTCCATCCCGCAACTGCTGGAGTACGCCGAGTACTCGAAGTCGAAGCTCTCCCACTACGTCGACGACGCCGACGCGCTCACGCGGACGGTGGCGACGAACCGGACGTACCTCCGGCGGCTCGATGCCGACCCCCTGACCGTCGCGTGGCCGCCGCCGCCCGCCGACCGTCTCCGGTGGCGGCTCCGTGAACTCGTGCAGGTGACCGGGCGGTTCGCGCCCGAGGACGTGGTGGCGCGACTGCGCGACTTGCGCTCGCTGCCCGACCGAACCGAGTACGACCGCCTGCGCGAGAGCGCGGTGGCTCGCGAGCAGGTGACCGACGACCAGCGCGAGCGACTGGCGTCGGGTGCGGTCGCCGACGAACTCGAACGGCTCCGGGCGACGCGGACCGAGTTACGGGACGCACTCGACTCGCTGCCCTCAGTCTGA
- a CDS encoding A24 family peptidase C-terminal domain-containing protein, with the protein MSTFASVPDLLRLLAVPVFGWAAWRDVRTRRVPNRTWVPLVALGALALAIEGWLVYTGETPVPVDQGVYLVRVVISLGFVGPLAYAFWWFGGFGGADAKALITAAVLFPTFPTYLFPGFALPVVVPTLGVFAMSVLSNTVVIGIAYPFVLTLRNAVGGHVSKVMFFGRPVRATAVTEEYGRLLETMDGFTRGGLDIDALRMYLSWRGAALADLRGDPERFRDPASIPAETNPPGDGSMPVTDGGREASPEPTATGDEAGSGEETLADPWGAERFFDELDGGAYGTTPEQLRAGLDVLVAEDEVWITPGIPFLVPMFVGLLVALTYGDLLFAAIDALGFA; encoded by the coding sequence GTGTCGACGTTCGCATCCGTTCCGGACCTCCTGCGACTGCTCGCCGTCCCGGTGTTCGGGTGGGCCGCGTGGCGGGACGTTCGGACGCGGCGCGTCCCGAACCGGACGTGGGTTCCGCTGGTCGCGTTGGGCGCACTCGCACTCGCCATCGAGGGGTGGCTGGTCTACACCGGCGAGACGCCGGTTCCGGTCGACCAAGGGGTGTACCTCGTCCGCGTGGTCATCAGCCTCGGCTTCGTGGGACCGCTCGCGTACGCCTTCTGGTGGTTCGGCGGCTTCGGTGGGGCCGACGCGAAGGCACTCATCACGGCCGCAGTCCTGTTTCCGACGTTCCCGACGTACCTGTTCCCGGGTTTCGCGCTCCCGGTGGTGGTTCCGACGCTCGGCGTATTCGCCATGTCCGTCCTCTCGAACACCGTCGTCATCGGCATCGCCTACCCGTTCGTCCTGACGCTTCGCAACGCCGTCGGCGGCCACGTCTCGAAGGTGATGTTCTTCGGGCGGCCGGTGCGGGCGACGGCCGTCACCGAGGAGTACGGCCGCTTGCTCGAGACGATGGACGGGTTCACCCGAGGGGGACTGGACATCGACGCGCTCCGGATGTACCTCTCGTGGCGTGGTGCCGCGCTCGCTGACCTGCGCGGCGACCCCGAGCGGTTCCGTGACCCCGCGAGTATCCCGGCGGAGACGAATCCCCCCGGCGACGGGTCGATGCCAGTCACCGACGGCGGCCGTGAGGCGTCGCCGGAACCGACAGCAACAGGCGACGAAGCGGGAAGCGGCGAGGAGACGCTCGCGGACCCGTGGGGGGCCGAGCGGTTCTTCGACGAACTCGACGGCGGGGCCTACGGGACGACACCCGAACAACTCCGGGCGGGGTTGGACGTACTCGTCGCCGAGGACGAGGTGTGGATAACACCCGGGATTCCGTTCCTCGTGCCGATGTTCGTCGGGTTGCTCGTCGCGCTGACCTACGGTGATTTGCTGTTCGCCGCCATCGACGCGCTCGGGTTCGCGTAG
- a CDS encoding Zn-ribbon domain-containing OB-fold protein, whose protein sequence is MSDAYTDRFWDALEDDRFLLGDCDDCGDAHFPPAPVCPHCGAEAGWREAAGHGELYSFARQHRTAPGFDAPLTVGLVELPEGPRVLTRIDTDYDALEIGREMAIRAREYEGGFDRGRLADAPMFVAEPR, encoded by the coding sequence ATGAGCGACGCCTACACCGACCGGTTCTGGGACGCGCTCGAAGACGACCGGTTCCTGCTCGGCGACTGCGACGACTGCGGCGACGCACACTTCCCGCCGGCCCCGGTCTGCCCCCACTGCGGGGCCGAGGCCGGATGGCGGGAGGCGGCGGGCCACGGTGAACTGTACTCCTTCGCGCGCCAGCACCGCACCGCGCCGGGGTTCGACGCGCCGCTGACCGTCGGACTGGTCGAACTCCCGGAGGGACCGCGAGTGCTGACCCGCATCGACACCGACTACGACGCCCTCGAAATCGGCCGCGAGATGGCGATACGCGCCCGCGAGTACGAAGGCGGATTCGACCGGGGACGGCTGGCCGACGCGCCGATGTTCGTCGCCGAACCGCGGTAG
- a CDS encoding DUF7130 family rubredoxin-like protein, whose protein sequence is MSDSTSDLAPTFGQTVYDEDGNELGRVRGFDEHGFYVTLDDGVEGLSEEHVRAGHEFGEAELMWRCWECGEMGDIEDDIPAACPNCGTGKEDIYYWTED, encoded by the coding sequence ATGAGCGACTCAACGAGTGACTTGGCTCCGACGTTCGGACAGACCGTCTACGACGAGGACGGCAACGAACTCGGGCGCGTCCGCGGGTTCGACGAACACGGCTTCTACGTGACGCTCGACGACGGCGTCGAGGGACTCTCGGAGGAACACGTCCGGGCGGGCCACGAGTTCGGCGAGGCCGAGTTGATGTGGCGATGCTGGGAGTGTGGCGAGATGGGCGACATCGAGGACGACATCCCCGCGGCCTGTCCCAACTGCGGGACGGGAAAGGAAGATATCTACTACTGGACCGAGGACTGA